The DNA window AGCTTCTCAGGGTACTGAAACGGCCCGAAGTTGTTCGACGATCGCGCGATCATCACCGGCAACCCACGAGTCCGCACGAAGGCCAGACAGAGGAGATCCGCCGCCGCTTTGCTCGCCGCGTACGGACTGCTGGGGCGAAGCGGACTCTGTTCGTCGCTCGGCAAGCCCTTGTCGGTGTCTCCGTAGACCTCATCTGTCGAGATGTGCAGGAAACGCTCAGGTCCGTACGTGGCGGCCGCTTCCAGCAGGACGTGCGCGCCGATCACGTTCGTCTGGAGAAACGGAGCGGCGTCCAGAATACTCCGATCGACGTGTGACTCCGCGGCGATATTGATCACGCCCCACGGCCGCTCCTCGCGGAATACCTCCGCCACTAGCGCGCTGTCGACGATGTCGCCCTTCACAAAGCGATACGCCGGCCCCTCGGTGACGCCTGGGAGATTCTCCACGTGTCCGGCGTAGGTGAGCTTGTCCACGTTTACCACGCGCCAGCCGCTCTGTGCCAGCAACGACCTCACACAGTGGCTGCCGATGAACCCGCAGCCTCCGGTGACAAGCACCGTCCTCACCGCGGCACCTCGATACCGGGGAAGTCGTCGCCAAGCCCAGAGAGCGGAGGCAGCGCGACGTCCCTCGCAGAAACGATGGGGTTCTTCACCGGCCAGTGCACCCCGATTTTCGGATCGCTCCAGATCACGCCCCGCTCGTGTTCGGGCGAATATTCATCGGAGGTCTTGTAGTGGACGTCTGCTTCCGTGCTGAGCACGCAGAACCCATGCGCGAACCCGGCAGGTACGAACAGCATCCGGTGGTTCCGATCGGAGAGCGTCACGCCGACCCACCTGCCGTAGGTAGCGGACCCGTGCCGCAGGTCCACGGCGACATCAAAAATCTCGCCGCGCACCACACCTACCAACTTCGCCTGCGCCCGCGGCGACGCTTGGTAGTGGAGGCCGCGAAGCACGTGCTGGCCCGATCGAGAAACGTTGTCTTGCACGAACACGGCCGCGATGCCGGCTGCCTCGAAGGTCGAACGCCTGTACGTCTCCTTCAAGAATCCGCGACGGTCTTCGAATCGCTCAGCCTCCACGAGGACGAGGCCGGCAATCTCGAGTGGGGTGAATCGAAATGGCATCCAGCGTCCTCCTACAATAATAGCTCGGCGTCGTCTCCGATCATCAGGCGCACCGCGCGACGCTCATCCGAGTGCGTAACAATGGCGTTGCGACCGACGATGCTGTCCTCAACGCGCGCAACGCCATCCAACGTCGCGCCGTCAAGGAGCACAGAGTGCTGGACCGATGAACGCCTGATCACGCAACCGTGACCGACGCTCGTGTACGGGCCGACGGACGAGTCCTCTATAAGAACGTTCGCTCCGATCACCGACGGCCCGCGCACCTCGCTACCGCGCACACGCGCGCCGGGGTCGAGGGTCACTCGACCAGACACGCGGCTGTCCTCGCAGACCTCGCCGCGAACGGAGCGGAGGCACCACTCCTCGAGCACGACGCGGTTCGCCGCAAGCAGGTCGTCCTTCTTGCCGGTGTCCAACCACCAACTTTCGAGTCGAATGCTCCGCACTTGTCGTCCCGTATCGAGGAGTTGCTGGATCGCATCTGTGATCTCCAACTCGCCGCGCTTCGACGGAGTGATGGCAGCGATCGCCGTGTGAATCGCGGGGCCGAAAATGTACACTCCGACGAGGGCGAGGTTGCTCGGTGGCTCGTGAGGCTTCTCGATTAGGCGCACGACGTGCCCGTCTTCGTTCACCTGCGCCACGCCGAACATCCGAGGGTCCGGCACGTCCTTTAGGAGGATCATCGCATCGGGGCCAACTTCCTGGAATTCTCGGAGCAGGCCGACGAGCCCGTCGCCAATCAAGTTGTCCCCCAAGTACATGACGAACGGCTCGTCCTTCAGGTACGGCCGCGCGACCCGAACGGCATCTGCGAGACCGAGCGGCTGCTCCTGGACGATGAAGGTCAGGTCGAGATCCAGCGACTCCTTCGTGAGTGCCGCACGGACCTGCGCACCCGTTTCTGGCGAGATCACGACGCCGACGTCGCGAATGCCGGCATCTCGAATGTGCCGCAGGCCGTAGTGAATAATGGGTCGATTGGCCACGGGAATGAGCTGCTTTGGCATCGTGTACGTGAGGGGTCGTAACCGCGTGCCCCGACCGCCGGAGAGTACCAGCGCCCTCATTGACCGGCCTCCTTACGAATCACTCGGGAGAAACCGGTTGCGACGTGATCCGATCATCGCGTCCCACACGCCGATCGTGACACACGCCAGTTTGGCCAGACGACGATCCTCAAATACCACCATCTTGACGAGTGTCTTGCCCAAATTGATCAGTGCAGCGACCACCCACATCGGTTCGTAGAAAAAATAGGCTGCAAAGATACGCAGCAGGTTCCGGGTAACGTAATAGTAGCGCCACGGCTCGTGGTTTGGAACCACAACAATCCGGCGCCCGAACCGGCGCTCCTCCATCTTACCCGCGGCATGCGTCATGAGGGGTCGACAGGAGACCAGGATCCGAAACCCATGTCTACGCAATCGCAGACAATACTCGAGGTCCACACCTTCGATAAAAAAGTCGTCTCGAAATGGTCCCGCCGCTGCATAGGCCGCGATCGACAGCGCGCTACCCGAGGTGATCGCGGCCTTCGCCTCAAGAAATCGCTGCGCCGAGGACGCGCACCGCACTGCGATCTGCCCGCTGTGTCTGCTGCGCGCGTTGGCGTTAAGCAGGCCGACCGTCTCACCAAACGGACACGAGTCGTACAGCCCGCCAAGCGACGCCACGAGGTCAGAATCGACCTCCGAGTCTTGGTCCAGGGTGAGCACCCATGAATAACCGAGCGCTTCGGCGCGACGAAGCCCTTGGTTTAGGGCGGTCCCGATGCCAAGGTTCCTAGAGTTTTCGATAAGCTCGACGCGCGCGCTCGTGGAGGAGCGCAGCATCTCTCGAGCATGCCACGGAGAATGATTGTCCACCAGGACGACATGACCCACCTGTGCTGTCGTTCGAGCAAGTCGAGTTGGAAAATCGCCGTCCGGGCCGTACGTCACGATCACAGCAGCCACGCTCGCAGCCGAGACCGCACCCGTATCGCGCTCACCCGCAGTTCGCGAGACGCGATCAACTTCCGCCATCGCCACGCGAATCACCCAAACGGAGGACCTTGGTAACGGTGTCGACAAAGTGCTCGGCGAGGAAGGGCTTGAACCGGTCGCTGCACAGGTATCGCTCGCCCGCATCAAGATACCGCTGGTACTCGCGCTCCCCCAGTCCCGCGAGGTACTTCGCCATCTCCGCGTCGGACGTGAACTGCCGCCTGTCGACAAACGCCTCCGAATCGACATAGTCCGTGATGTCCGGCGCGCCTAAGTATATTGGAACGCAACGGGCGCGCATGCAGTCGAAGATCTTGATCGACACATAGCCCGGTTGATCGATCATGTTCTCATAACACACTCCAAACCGATAGTGCGGATAGATCTCCCACTTGTGGCGAACGGTCCCGCGATACGAGGGGTAGAACTCGCGAAGCACCTTCGGATCGCGTATGCGACGCCAGAGGTATGCGCGCAACCTTGGATTCCACCCCTCTCCGTACAGATCGAATGCATCCGGATAGTTCGATTCGAAGAACCGAACAAGACGTCTCCGCTCAGTATACAGTTCGCGGGGATGGCGCGAGAACTTGTACCCCGAGATGTCGACGAAGAGCTTCCGTTCCGGGAAGGGTGCCGGCGTAACGACCGGAAACGTGGTCGGATTTGGGATGTAGATCCGATGGTACCGTTTCCCGTCCGCAAGGGTCGGGTCCCAAGTGAAGACGACCGGAAAATGCGCGTGAAGACCGCGATCGTAATTCCTCGGGAACACGCATGGCGGTTCATACATGAACAAGACTAACTTGTGCTCCATGCCGGCGCGGAGTACTTCCTGAAAGAGATCCCGAGATGACTCCCCGCATGCGCGAGCTTTGGCCGCTTCCACCAGTCGCGTCGGGAGAGAACCAGACCCCACTCGCCACGTGTCCCAAAACACCACCCATCGGCACTCGTCCAACAACTGATCACGGGCACCTTCGAAACGATAGCCGGATGCGACACAGCGCTGCTGCAACTTGATATAAGGCTCGGTGATGTGGTCGCGGGCATCGGGGTCGAGAAGCGTGTGTTCCGCGGAACCCCGCACGTGGTTGATGATGAGCCGAGCGGCGGTCCCCGGCCGGAGTAGGGTCCGACTCGTTTTCGCCGCGTGAACCCGCAGCATCAGGCTCCACCTCCGCTCAGGGGTTTGTTCAGGCGGCGTAAGAACCCTCCTGCCGTTTCTCCGACACCTGAGCGATGCCGAATCGGACGAAGTTCCAACGGCACTCCCATCAAGTTACGCCGTGCACGGAATATTGCGCGCCGCTGTGGGTTCCGTCGACGAACCGACGAGCATCAGCACCAGTAAGAGGGAATGCAGATAGTCCCCAACCGGAGTCCCCGACGCGAACGACACAGCCCAGACCAAAAGGAATGCCAACACGACCCCAAGGTACGTCACGTAGTCCATCAGGCTTCGGGCGCGCCGGAACCCGGCTGGAACCGCCCATAACGACCCACCTAGGACCCCCAACAGGCTCGCTGCGGACAGAACGCCGCCGTACATCCACGCCGCCAAGACGTTATTCTGTGCGTTCACGTGGGTCTGGAAGGGGTTCTTGAACGAGTATCGTTGTTCGTAGTTGAACCCGACTCCGAACGGGTGGGCAAGCGCGACTCCCAGAAAGTAGCGCCAGATCTGCGGTCTGCCGAGCGACTCGTCGCCCGCGGAGGATTGCGCCATCGGCCGCAAGTCGCTCGCCTGCATCCGGCTACCAAACGTGGCAACCGCATGCGGCGGCGGCACAAGCACGATGAGCACACCGATCAGCGCGAGGACAAGCGCCGCGCCAGCATAGTGCCCCGGTCCGCCGAGTACCTTACGGCACAGCACCGCGGCACCGCCGACCAGCAGCAACATCAATACGATCAGCACGCTTCGCGAAACCGACCAGAACGTGATGAACACCAAGCCCCAAAGATAGATCAGCGCGGCGACCGCACCGCCGGCGCGACGAGCAAAGATTCCCAACAACGAGATCGGCCAGATCATGGCCGCCGCAACGCCGCCACTCACCCCCAGTTGGGTGGGATTGGACGTAAGGCCCTGGAAGCGATATCCGTCGGGTTCCATGAGCCGGAGACTTCCGAAGGCCGCATGGTACACGTCGGGCCTGGCGAGGAGCAACACACCCAACACCAACGGGATCATCGGGGATGCCCACAACGTGACGTTGAGCCAACGCCGGAAACCCTCGTCGCTCTTCGCAAGGACGTACGTGATGGGGACGAGGATGATGCCCAAGCACGCCTTCAGCGTTTCTGCGAGACCGAGAGCGTCGAACCCCAGATGATACCGGATCGCAGATAGCCCGGTGGCGACGAGGGCGGAGGCCAAGTACAAAGCGAGCGCTGCGGCCACGACTCTCTCCGGGACCGACAGACTCCCCCACCGTGGGAGGCGCGCGCTGACGGCAAAAAGCGCCACGACCGCCGCCGCCGCAAAGAGAAAGTCGGACCGATAACTAATCGTGTGAAGCGTCATGATCCCGTGCTGGCTGACCGGTCGGTAGTAGATGAGGGACGCCGCACCGCACAGAATGAGAACCTTGATGGCGCCGGCCGTCACCGAACCGGGCGCATGACGACGCGCCCTCGCGGTGGCCGGGAATTCCGGTGCCGCCTGCTGGCTATCCTGCACTGCGAACCCTCTTGCACTGGAAGCCACGCGCCGAGCGCGGAGAGAACGTCTTGCGGGCACCCATCGTAGTACGCGCGCAGATCACGATACCATTCTAACACGGAAGCGCACGACAAGTGCCACGCGTCGCGAGCGGGCCAGGGGGTGCACACACCATGCGGCCGTCTCGAACGTGGAGGCGGGCTC is part of the bacterium genome and encodes:
- the rfbB gene encoding dTDP-glucose 4,6-dehydratase, with amino-acid sequence MRTVLVTGGCGFIGSHCVRSLLAQSGWRVVNVDKLTYAGHVENLPGVTEGPAYRFVKGDIVDSALVAEVFREERPWGVINIAAESHVDRSILDAAPFLQTNVIGAHVLLEAAATYGPERFLHISTDEVYGDTDKGLPSDEQSPLRPSSPYAASKAAADLLCLAFVRTRGLPVMIARSSNNFGPFQYPEKLIPVLCRNALRGETLPVYGDGLQRRDWLYVGDNVSALLAILERGRPGAVYNVSAGQERTNLEVARAVCRGLAARAGEAPQRLLDRIQLVPDRPGHDRRYAMDAGRIRDELDWRPRVTFDEGLRETLEWYVSHQEWIGKVLAVDYDTYYDAVYSRSWQRLP
- the rfbC gene encoding dTDP-4-dehydrorhamnose 3,5-epimerase, which codes for MPFRFTPLEIAGLVLVEAERFEDRRGFLKETYRRSTFEAAGIAAVFVQDNVSRSGQHVLRGLHYQASPRAQAKLVGVVRGEIFDVAVDLRHGSATYGRWVGVTLSDRNHRMLFVPAGFAHGFCVLSTEADVHYKTSDEYSPEHERGVIWSDPKIGVHWPVKNPIVSARDVALPPLSGLGDDFPGIEVPR
- a CDS encoding glucose-1-phosphate thymidylyltransferase; translation: MRALVLSGGRGTRLRPLTYTMPKQLIPVANRPIIHYGLRHIRDAGIRDVGVVISPETGAQVRAALTKESLDLDLTFIVQEQPLGLADAVRVARPYLKDEPFVMYLGDNLIGDGLVGLLREFQEVGPDAMILLKDVPDPRMFGVAQVNEDGHVVRLIEKPHEPPSNLALVGVYIFGPAIHTAIAAITPSKRGELEITDAIQQLLDTGRQVRSIRLESWWLDTGKKDDLLAANRVVLEEWCLRSVRGEVCEDSRVSGRVTLDPGARVRGSEVRGPSVIGANVLIEDSSVGPYTSVGHGCVIRRSSVQHSVLLDGATLDGVARVEDSIVGRNAIVTHSDERRAVRLMIGDDAELLL
- a CDS encoding glycosyltransferase; this encodes MAEVDRVSRTAGERDTGAVSAASVAAVIVTYGPDGDFPTRLARTTAQVGHVVLVDNHSPWHAREMLRSSTSARVELIENSRNLGIGTALNQGLRRAEALGYSWVLTLDQDSEVDSDLVASLGGLYDSCPFGETVGLLNANARSRHSGQIAVRCASSAQRFLEAKAAITSGSALSIAAYAAAGPFRDDFFIEGVDLEYCLRLRRHGFRILVSCRPLMTHAAGKMEERRFGRRIVVVPNHEPWRYYYVTRNLLRIFAAYFFYEPMWVVAALINLGKTLVKMVVFEDRRLAKLACVTIGVWDAMIGSRRNRFLPSDS
- a CDS encoding glycosyltransferase family 10, with amino-acid sequence MLRVHAAKTSRTLLRPGTAARLIINHVRGSAEHTLLDPDARDHITEPYIKLQQRCVASGYRFEGARDQLLDECRWVVFWDTWRVGSGSLPTRLVEAAKARACGESSRDLFQEVLRAGMEHKLVLFMYEPPCVFPRNYDRGLHAHFPVVFTWDPTLADGKRYHRIYIPNPTTFPVVTPAPFPERKLFVDISGYKFSRHPRELYTERRRLVRFFESNYPDAFDLYGEGWNPRLRAYLWRRIRDPKVLREFYPSYRGTVRHKWEIYPHYRFGVCYENMIDQPGYVSIKIFDCMRARCVPIYLGAPDITDYVDSEAFVDRRQFTSDAEMAKYLAGLGEREYQRYLDAGERYLCSDRFKPFLAEHFVDTVTKVLRLGDSRGDGGS